A genomic window from Bdellovibrio sp. SKB1291214 includes:
- a CDS encoding Sec-independent protein translocase subunit TatA/TatB — MGSLSLTHLLLIALVFLVFFGPSKLPQLGASLGQAIRGFKKGLNEIDEDIKDAPPAQQVSHQQNQGQQVNQTQTNKEPHNS; from the coding sequence ATGGGTTCACTAAGTCTTACGCATTTACTTCTTATCGCGCTTGTTTTCTTAGTCTTTTTTGGACCAAGCAAACTTCCTCAATTGGGAGCCTCATTGGGTCAAGCGATCCGAGGTTTTAAAAAAGGTTTGAACGAAATTGACGAGGACATCAAAGATGCTCCTCCCGCTCAACAAGTTTCTCACCAACAAAACCAAGGACAACAAGTTAACCAAACTCAAACAAACAAAGAGCCACACAACTCTTAA
- the tatA gene encoding twin-arginine translocase TatA/TatE family subunit, translating to MGEFSLTHLLLLGLIFLIFFGPSRLPQLGQSLGKAIRGFKQGLNEIDVEAKDIKDNVNNQQVSHQNQQGQQVNQTQNNKETHNS from the coding sequence ATGGGTGAGTTTAGCCTTACACATCTTCTGTTGCTTGGCCTGATCTTTTTGATCTTCTTTGGACCAAGCCGTCTACCACAACTAGGTCAATCTTTGGGTAAAGCTATCCGTGGATTCAAACAAGGTTTGAACGAAATCGACGTTGAAGCAAAAGACATCAAAGACAACGTGAACAACCAACAGGTTTCTCACCAAAATCAACAAGGCCAACAAGTTAATCAAACTCAAAACAATAAAGAGACACACAACTCTTAA